The window TGTAATATGGTTGGATCGTCTTTTCTGTAATTGTTTTGTTTTTAAGGAATACTGCCTTGTAACTAATTGTTCGTTCATCAATTTTAAATGCTGGAAAAATTGCTCGCCCGGGGTATTTTGTAGAGTCGTATATTATATCGGCAACCAACTTTTTTGCGATGTTAAGGGCTTTTATGAATTCGTTTGATCTATAGATCTCTCTCAAAATTTCTTTGTTTATCGGCCGAATTAATTTTGTCCTTGCAGAATGGTATGATAAATATTTTCCCCGTGTTTGACTCCTGAAAATGATATTATAGTCATCTGGATACTTAGAGTCATCAATGGGACCAAGTTCTGTTTTCTTAGTGAAATATTCGTTAATCCGCTCCAGTTCTTGCTGGTATCTATCTGGATCCTTAGTTTTCAATATAATTTCCACAACCCTATGTCCCGGAGGTAGAGGGACGTCTTTTCTGGAGGTTTGTATTTTCCATTTAGGGTCTTTTAAGAGATTGTGTACTAGCTCCTTAACAGTTATCTTTCCCTCGATCAGCAGTTCCATAATTGTATGATTTTCAATTATCTTGTACTTTGGTAGAGTGACGAGATAAAAATGCTGCCCGTCATACTCAACTGTCACTAAAAATTTACGTATGATACTTCTTTCGGAATTAATGCTTTTCACGACCTCTCTATGCCCACGAATGTCACGCAGATATCCTTCTGCGTTAAGGATATTGAGTACTAATTTAGTTTTGTTTTCTTTCGACAGTTCAGAAAAACTAAATGCTCTGACTTCTTTCATATCATCTGGATAATGATTTTGCAGCAGACTTTCCTTTCCCACTACCCATGCACTGTTAGTCATCTCATCGTAGTTTAGAATGATACCCCCAATCTTTTGTATCTCACTATACGCTTCTTCGGGGTTAGAAGGCATATTGGTGACTCGAGCAACGATAATATCGGATAATATGTCTTGGATTAACTCATCTTTTAGGCGGTACATATTACCTTGATAAAAAGTCTGTTTCTCCATAGCATCACCATATGAATTCCCTTAATGTGAAGTTTAATAATTTTTGTCTTAGATAATAAGGCATAACTCCTAAAAACCCTCTTTTCTATCTTCCCCACATGCCCAGACACTTCAAGCGTGGTGTCAAGAGGGAGCACCACTTTCTCAAAGGCCTTGAAAAGCCCCTCGAAGAGATAGCCCAAATTCCAGGAGTTAAGAAGGTAATTCCCGGGAGGATCTACGCGAGCGACTCAAGGGGCTTCGAGATAAAGGTCTCGCGGGAGACCCCAACGGGGCTGAAGCTTATAGCGAAGAGCGATGGCTCAGTTCAGGATGTCTTTCTTGTCGTCGACAAGGCTGACAGGGAGAGAGTCTGGGGGGAAATCGAGAAGCTGAGTGATGAATGGAAAAATTAAAAATAACGGCTTCAACTCATCCAATGTACACCAGCTTGGCATTTATAGTAACATCCTTAGATGAAATCAGCGAGAATGTGTTGTCGAGCACTAGATAGTAGGTACCACCACCATAGAGATTAACAGTAGTATACACCTTTGTCACTTGACCACTATTGTACACTACTCTTCCATTCGAATCGACAATTTTGACAATAATGTCATCTCCGGAGCCTCCTTTAGCCTCAAACTCCAATTTAACCCTGACATCACTGGCATCATAAGGGACACTAAAACTGAATTTCCGTGTAGTTCCAGGATCCACAGTATATGTGCCACTAGCTATAGTTATAGTCCTCTCATGAGGCACAGCTTCTTGAACCGTCTCTGGAGCAAAAGCCATCAAACCCAAAAGTACTATCACTATAATGCCTATCACAGCTCCTACTCCAATTAGGAGTTTTTTCGTCTGCACCATGGTACCACCCACATTACTATGACTATTTAGTTTTAAAAAAGTTTCCACAATAATACAAAAATGATCTAGTGACAGAGAACAAAAGAACATACAAGCGGACAGAAAAATAGTCCAAAGCCTATTAAATCTCTCCCTTCCCCTCGAAAAACGCCTCCAGTTCCTCGTCGCTAATGTCCCCAGCGTCATCGATGTATCCAAGATTTCTCTTCTGAAGGTCTATGAGACCCGGTGTTAAGAGCAGCTTTCCGTCCAGCTTCGGTACCGCATAGTGCAGCGTTATCTCGCTGAATTCGTCGAGCTTTATCGTTGGATTCTCCTCGTACTCAATCTCCTCCAGCTTTTTACCGTCTGCTATGAGCTTGGCAACTATCGAAGCGCCATCTATGGAGTACTGCGGCTTTCCTATGTGGCGAACCTTCACTCCCTCCATACGCGATGTTATGAATTCCTTCGTTCTGCCGCGCGGCACAGCGTCGCCGAGAATTCCACCGACTACTATCATGGTGTCCCCGTCGATGTCCTCGGGCTTGAGCTCCTCCTCGGCCTGGAGGTCGAGGACGATGATTTTCGAGCGGTCAAAGGGAAACGTTGTGACGCTCTCAGTGATGACACTCCCGAGCTTTGCCAATCTCTCGCGCTCGTCCTCGCGAACGTTGGTGAATATCAGCCTGTCTCCCCACCACTCCGCAACGTGGCTGTACTCCAGCCAGAGCCAGTCACTTATCTCCTCGAGATGCTCAATGATCAGGTACGGCATTTTTCTCACCGATGGGGCTAAGGCCGAGCCTCTTAAAAGCCTTGCTTGTAGGCAAGAATGTCCAGCAACGGTTTTAAGCACAAAAACTCCAGCAAATCCCATGAGCTTTCGGGAGAAGTACGCCAAGCTTGGTGAACGCTATAACTTCCTCGAAAAACCTCTCGAGAGGTTCTTCTGTCCGCTGAGACAAAAGGCTATAAGCTTTGTTAAGGGAAGAACTCTTGAGATAGGCGTCGGCGTTGGCAAGACCCTTCCCTATTACCCTCCAGACGTTGAGCTCCATGCAGTTGATGCTGTGCCTGAGATGGTCAAGATAGCAGAGAAGAAGGCCAGAGAACTCGATCTGAACGCCCGATTTTATATTATGGACGCTGAAAAACTGGAGTTTCCAAGCGAAAGTTTCGATACCGTGATTTCATCCTTCGTCTTCTGCACTGTGCCAAATCCAGAGAAGGCTATGAAAGAGATTTACCGAGTCTTAAAGCCCGGCGGCAGGGCAATATTCCTGGAACACACGAAGAGCGAGTGTGAGCTCCTGAACTGGCTGTTTTTAAAGCCTCTGGACCTCTTCCTTGGTTGGCTCATAGAGGACAACACTCTAAGGGAGACGCACGATCTCGTTAGAAAATACTTCAAAATTGAGCACGAGGAGAGCCACTATCAGGGGGTTATAAGACTAATCATTGCAAGGAAGCCAGAAAACCAAAGTAAAGCTTTTAAGCCAAGGGGAACTTAGTATTAAACGCGCGGTGGTAGTCTAGCCTGGTCTAGGACACCGGCCTCCCAAGCCGGTGACCCGGGTTCAAATCCCGGCCACCGCACCATTCTCACAAACTTCGCCTTTGCGACGTTGATGCCTTCCTCGCCGCACGAGACAACATCTCCGTTGAGCTTGATCGGGGTTTGCATGTCGTTTTTAACTGTTTTAAGGGATTTGTCTTTATACAGGCAGTTTTTAGTGTTTCACGATAAATTTAGCGCCCAAAGGAAGTTAGGAGAAAGTGAGACTTGTTTTATTGGCTTGTTTTGAGTCAAGTCCATACTGGACTTGCAATCTTTAAAGGACATGCAAACTCTTCTCTGACAATTGGGAAGTTGCTTCTTTGATTAAACTTTGCAAAGCAAAATTTGCTTTGTTTCAAATGTTGAAACTTCGTCTCAACACATCGGGAAGCTTCGCCTCTCACGAAGCGTTGACGGAAAACTTGAGTGCGATTCTAAAATGCTTGTTTTCAAGAGGGTTTACTCTTCAATTATCGATTTGTGATGTTTCACTCTCCAAAAGGCGTCCGAAGGACGCCAGAATAAGGCGTGAAACTGCTTTAAAGACGCACCTTTTCAAAATTAACCCCTACTTCCAGGAAGTTCTAAGAGTGCACGCTCTAAATCTACGACACCAAAAATGAGAAAGAAAATTTTCGCGAGCCTTTCTTAAAGGCTCTACTTCAGCTTCTCGAGGATTATGGCAGGGCAAACCTTGGTGACGCCGTTAAGTTTACCTATCTTGTTGGAGATTATGTCTGAAAGGTCCTCTCCGTCCTTGGCCCAGATCTCGGCCATTATCATGTGGTCACCGCTCGTGAGGTAGACGTTCCTCACGAACTCGAACTCCTTGAGCTTGTTTGCGACCTCGAATATCTTCTCAGGGAGTGTGTCAACCCCAGTAAGGCTGACAAGGTTGTAACCGAGCTTTGACGGATCAACCACGATGGTGTACTGCCGTATAACCCCAGCCTCCTCGAGAGCCTTGACCCTTTTCCTGACGGCCGTCTCGCTGATGCCCAATACCTTCGCTATCTCCGTGAACGGAGTGCGGGCATCTCTGGTGAGCATATCGATTATAATCCTGTCCCTTTCATCAAGCATTTTTCATCACCTCTATCTTATGTTATGCAGACCAAGTATATTAAGTTTTTGAACTTGTCGGTTCTAAAGCCAAACCTTGTGTTTAAGTTTGACAACCACTTCGATGTGGGGAGTGTGAGGGAACATGTCGAGACCAACTGCCTCTTCCACAGAGTACTTTCCAGATAGCTCGTTCAAGTTCAGTTTAAGGGTCTTTGGGTTGCAGGAGACGTAAACGATGGTCTGCGGTTCATCTTTTAAGATTTTCTTGACCAACTTTGGATGCAAGCCCGCTCTCGGCGGATCGAGGATTATCGTGTCGTATTTCGCCAAGTTCTTGACGTCTTTGTCCTCTCCAACCGAAAAGACTGCATCAATCCCGTTTAGTTCGGCATTTCTGTTGGCCATCTCAACCGCGAAGGGGTTAATCTCGATGCCCTCAACGGTAAAGCCCCTCTTCGCAAGGTAAACGCCGAAGGTTCCGACGCCAGAATACAGATCGAGAACTTTTTCACCCTCCACGAGTCTGGAAACTTCCCTGACTAAGTTAACCGCTTGGTAGCTGTTAGTCTGGAAAAAGCTGTTGGGGTGGATAAGGTAAGCAACGTCATCGAGCCTCTCGCGTATGAACTCTTTCTTCCAAACCCTTTCCACATCGCCATAGGAGACATCGCTTGGTGTCCTGTTCACGCTCCAGTAGATAGAGTCAGCGTAGTCGAAGTAGTCCGGGAACTCCTCGGGAAGTTCCCCCTCGGCAGTTACAAGGTTCACCATCAGTTCATCCGTGAACTTGCCCTCACGAATGACTACATACCTCAAAAAGCCCCTGTTTTTGCCTATCTCATAGAGGCTCGGCTTGTGATCCTCTATAAACTCCCTGAGCGAACGGAGAACCTTTCCACTGGCTTTTCCGAAGACGGGACACTCCTCGATGTCCACGACGTCCCACCAAGTGCCCCTCCTTCTGAAGCCAATCCCATTTGTCGAAATGACAACATCAATACGATTTCTATGGCCATATATCTTCGGTGAAGGAATAACCTCGACATCAAAACCAAGAATCTCCGAAAGCTTGTCAGATTTGAACTTCAGCTGCTCATCGTAGGGAAGGTGCTGTAAGAGACAGCCGCCGCAGGTTCCAAAATATGGACACTTTGGTTCGGTTCGAATCTCAGAAGGCCCAACTACTTCATACTCAGTTGCTATGAGCGTTCTCTTCTTTTTCCGCCATCTTTTAATCTCGACGATATCGCCAGGGGCTGTAAATGGGACGTGAATTTCCCGTTTATCCAGCCTGACTATGCCCAGTCCTTCCAAATCCAGTCTCTCAACGACTCCCCTCATGATTCTTCCTTCAGAGGGTGCCTTATAAATCTGCCCTTGAACGAGTGTCAAATGTAGTTTCGGAAGGTTTATTTAGGTGGAGAGAGTAGTAAATAACGGTGCCGTTGATGTTCGGCAGGCGTAAGGATGTTGTTTACAAAGTCCTCGCCACCAAAAAGAGGGCCGTGGCCCTTCAGAGCCTGAGCGCCGAGCTCGAGACTCCCATGCCCGCGGTTCTTAAAACTGTAAAACAATTAGAATCAGACGGTCTCGTAGAGGTTTTCTACGGCCAGGATAAAGCCTCAATCATGGTGAAAGCAAAGACCATTGAGGATTACATCTGAGGCTTTTTCAATCATTTTTTAGAATAAAACACTAAGGGGGCCTAGCCAGTGGTATCAGTAGTCATAACCGGTAGGGGTGGGGCAGGAAAGACCACCATGACAACTAATTTGAGCACTTACTTCTCCAAGAACAACTACAGAACTCTGGTCATAGATGGCGACCTCTATCTTCCAAAGCTCGCATTCCACTTCGGCATATACAATCCGGTTTACAACCTCCATACCCTGCTAAAGGATCCCGAGATGAGGGTCCCGGATGCAGTCTACCATGACATCAAAACGGGTGTCGATGTGCTCCCAGGAAGTTCAAAGCTCTACGACGTCCTTGACCTAGATCAGAGAAGGCTTAAGGACATTGTGAGAGAGATTCAAACGAGATACCAGATTACATTCATAGATTCACCGGTCGGAATACCCTTCGATACTATTTCAACCTTCAGGCTTGCCCAGTACCAGCTAATCATAGTAGAAATAGAGCGCTGTCCGATACACTCGGTTCACAGAATGATAGAAAACGAAGTTGTCAAACTGAAGGCCCTCGGGGAGGCCTACGGCCTGAAAGTTGGGGTCATACTTAACAAGGTCCGGGAATCCTCGCAGAACATCGACGAAATAGTGGAGTTCCTCGAGTATAGCGTCGATGTTCCGGTTGTGGGAATAGTTCCCTATGACTATCAGGTTCCAGAAGCAACCAACGAGGGAAGGCCAGTTGTTGACTACGCACCTCACTCAAAAGCCTCAAAAGCCATCGTCGAGGCGGGCGACATCATGGGTGAATGGATATTCGGGGAAAAGAAAAAGGAAGGGTCTCTCCACAGGCTCTACAAATCATTATTCTCTCATTTGCGAGGGGGCAGAATCCCTGCGGGCAAAAAGCTCTGAGACCGTAACGAGCGGAAGAAAAGTGTACTTCTCCGTCATTTTTTCTTTGGCCCCCTCTTCCCTGTCCACAACAACGCTTATAGCAACAACCACCGCGCCCTCTTTCTCAAGAATCTCAGCTGCCCTGAGGACGCTGCCTCCTGTGGTTGTGACGTCCTCGACCAGGAGTATCCTGTCGCCAGGCGTCACTTCACCTTCTATCTGCTTTCCTGTTCCGTACTCCTTCTTTTTTTTCCTGACTATGATGAGGGATTTATCCGTTTCGAGAGCCAATGCAGTGGCTATTGGAACCGCCCCAAGCTCAGGGCCGGCCACTTTATCAAACTCGATGCCAAGTTCCTCGACCCTTGATTTCATCAGCTTTGCAATAAGCTTCAGCGCCCGGGGATTCGTGATGAGCTTTTTGACGTTGATGTAGTAGTCGCTCTCCTTTCCGGAGGTGAGAAC of the Thermococcus onnurineus NA1 genome contains:
- a CDS encoding DUF2103 domain-containing protein, coding for MPRHFKRGVKREHHFLKGLEKPLEEIAQIPGVKKVIPGRIYASDSRGFEIKVSRETPTGLKLIAKSDGSVQDVFLVVDKADRERVWGEIEKLSDEWKN
- a CDS encoding emp24/gp25L/p24 family protein; its protein translation is MVQTKKLLIGVGAVIGIIVIVLLGLMAFAPETVQEAVPHERTITIASGTYTVDPGTTRKFSFSVPYDASDVRVKLEFEAKGGSGDDIIVKIVDSNGRVVYNSGQVTKVYTTVNLYGGGTYYLVLDNTFSLISSKDVTINAKLVYIG
- a CDS encoding class I SAM-dependent methyltransferase, whose protein sequence is MSFREKYAKLGERYNFLEKPLERFFCPLRQKAISFVKGRTLEIGVGVGKTLPYYPPDVELHAVDAVPEMVKIAEKKARELDLNARFYIMDAEKLEFPSESFDTVISSFVFCTVPNPEKAMKEIYRVLKPGGRAIFLEHTKSECELLNWLFLKPLDLFLGWLIEDNTLRETHDLVRKYFKIEHEESHYQGVIRLIIARKPENQSKAFKPRGT
- the lrpA gene encoding HTH-type transcriptional regulator LrpA; this encodes MLDERDRIIIDMLTRDARTPFTEIAKVLGISETAVRKRVKALEEAGVIRQYTIVVDPSKLGYNLVSLTGVDTLPEKIFEVANKLKEFEFVRNVYLTSGDHMIMAEIWAKDGEDLSDIISNKIGKLNGVTKVCPAIILEKLK
- the rlmD gene encoding 23S rRNA (uracil(1939)-C(5))-methyltransferase RlmD; protein product: MRGVVERLDLEGLGIVRLDKREIHVPFTAPGDIVEIKRWRKKKRTLIATEYEVVGPSEIRTEPKCPYFGTCGGCLLQHLPYDEQLKFKSDKLSEILGFDVEVIPSPKIYGHRNRIDVVISTNGIGFRRRGTWWDVVDIEECPVFGKASGKVLRSLREFIEDHKPSLYEIGKNRGFLRYVVIREGKFTDELMVNLVTAEGELPEEFPDYFDYADSIYWSVNRTPSDVSYGDVERVWKKEFIRERLDDVAYLIHPNSFFQTNSYQAVNLVREVSRLVEGEKVLDLYSGVGTFGVYLAKRGFTVEGIEINPFAVEMANRNAELNGIDAVFSVGEDKDVKNLAKYDTIILDPPRAGLHPKLVKKILKDEPQTIVYVSCNPKTLKLNLNELSGKYSVEEAVGLDMFPHTPHIEVVVKLKHKVWL
- a CDS encoding helix-turn-helix domain-containing protein, coding for MFGRRKDVVYKVLATKKRAVALQSLSAELETPMPAVLKTVKQLESDGLVEVFYGQDKASIMVKAKTIEDYI
- a CDS encoding MinD/ParA family ATP-binding protein, with amino-acid sequence MVSVVITGRGGAGKTTMTTNLSTYFSKNNYRTLVIDGDLYLPKLAFHFGIYNPVYNLHTLLKDPEMRVPDAVYHDIKTGVDVLPGSSKLYDVLDLDQRRLKDIVREIQTRYQITFIDSPVGIPFDTISTFRLAQYQLIIVEIERCPIHSVHRMIENEVVKLKALGEAYGLKVGVILNKVRESSQNIDEIVEFLEYSVDVPVVGIVPYDYQVPEATNEGRPVVDYAPHSKASKAIVEAGDIMGEWIFGEKKKEGSLHRLYKSLFSHLRGGRIPAGKKL
- the pyrE gene encoding orotate phosphoribosyltransferase, with product MKDELIEMIFREGAILFGRFVLTSGKESDYYINVKKLITNPRALKLIAKLMKSRVEELGIEFDKVAGPELGAVPIATALALETDKSLIIVRKKKKEYGTGKQIEGEVTPGDRILLVEDVTTTGGSVLRAAEILEKEGAVVVAISVVVDREEGAKEKMTEKYTFLPLVTVSELFARRDSAPSQMRE